From one Thermanaeromonas sp. C210 genomic stretch:
- a CDS encoding fumarylacetoacetate hydrolase family protein: MAKNMAAVERYVRFAHRDQILYGRVEGDIIVALEGDPFTAPRETGETFPLQGVRLLAPCRPGKAVCVGLNYKNHAAEMKQELPSEPVLFLKPPTSVIGPGEDIIFWPMVGRLDYEAELAVVIGRTCHRVSQEEAGDYIFGYTIANDVTARDLQKKDGQWTRAKSFDTFLPLGPYIVRGVDPTDLPVQAYLNGRLRQDGRTSQLIFPIPYLVSFISQIMTLLPGDVILTGTPEGVGSMEVGDEIEIRIPGLGSLVNRVAAPGHPSRP, encoded by the coding sequence ATGGCAAAAAACATGGCGGCAGTGGAGAGATACGTACGTTTTGCCCACCGGGACCAGATCCTGTACGGCCGGGTGGAGGGGGATATAATCGTAGCCCTGGAAGGGGACCCCTTTACCGCGCCCCGGGAAACAGGAGAGACCTTTCCCCTCCAGGGGGTCCGGCTCCTGGCGCCCTGCCGGCCCGGCAAGGCCGTATGCGTAGGCCTGAATTATAAAAACCACGCGGCAGAAATGAAACAAGAGCTCCCGTCCGAACCGGTGCTCTTCCTTAAACCCCCCACCAGCGTCATCGGGCCGGGGGAGGACATTATTTTCTGGCCCATGGTGGGGCGCCTGGACTACGAAGCCGAGCTGGCGGTAGTCATCGGCCGGACCTGCCACCGGGTAAGCCAGGAGGAGGCCGGGGACTACATCTTCGGCTATACCATTGCCAACGATGTTACGGCCCGAGACCTGCAGAAAAAGGACGGCCAGTGGACCCGGGCCAAGTCCTTCGACACCTTTTTGCCCTTAGGCCCCTACATAGTCCGCGGTGTGGACCCTACGGACCTGCCCGTCCAGGCGTATCTTAACGGCCGGTTGAGGCAGGACGGCCGCACTTCCCAGCTAATTTTTCCCATCCCCTATCTGGTGAGCTTTATCTCCCAGATTATGACCTTGCTCCCGGGGGACGTCATTCTAACCGGCACCCCGGAAGGCGTGGGCAGCATGGAGGTGGGAGACGAGATCGAAATAAGGATCCCGGGGCTGGGGAGCCTGGTCAACCGCGTCGCGGCCCCCGGGCACCCTTCCCGACCCTGA
- a CDS encoding dimethyl sulfoxide reductase anchor subunit family protein, translating to MEREWTLVLFTLLNQASVGLFAVDLLAGVNEDKARKNVLLVVGGLAVLSLLVSLGHLGSPWGAYRAIANVGSSWLSREILFASAYTGLWVIIAYLELKAGGGGAAKALRWIMLAAGILAVFSMASIYTHTVRPAWQTAYTYVSFFATSLVLGCLLYMALAPAPSWTVWAALAGVGVQLLALPPYLVSLMSGEPAAQASAQLLARSAVTLGLGVAAVMAAVGLALLGRFASRGQAGDQAGATASMLYLALAVGLLGEGILRYLFYSTGVNIMVGHF from the coding sequence ATGGAACGGGAGTGGACTTTGGTACTGTTTACCCTGCTTAACCAGGCCAGCGTAGGGCTGTTCGCCGTAGACCTCCTGGCCGGCGTAAACGAGGATAAGGCCCGGAAGAACGTCCTGCTCGTTGTTGGGGGCCTGGCGGTCTTGAGCCTCCTCGTTTCCCTGGGCCACTTGGGGAGTCCCTGGGGTGCCTATCGCGCCATCGCCAATGTGGGCAGTTCGTGGCTCAGCCGCGAAATCCTCTTCGCCTCCGCCTATACCGGCCTGTGGGTGATTATCGCCTATCTGGAACTGAAGGCCGGGGGAGGAGGAGCGGCTAAGGCCCTGCGGTGGATCATGCTGGCCGCCGGAATCCTCGCCGTCTTCAGCATGGCATCCATCTATACCCACACCGTGCGGCCCGCCTGGCAGACGGCCTACACCTACGTAAGCTTTTTCGCCACCAGCCTGGTGCTGGGCTGCCTCCTGTACATGGCCCTGGCCCCGGCTCCGTCCTGGACGGTATGGGCGGCCTTGGCCGGCGTGGGAGTGCAACTGCTGGCCCTGCCCCCCTACCTGGTAAGCCTCATGTCCGGGGAGCCCGCCGCCCAGGCCAGCGCCCAGCTCCTGGCCCGTTCGGCCGTGACCCTGGGTCTGGGAGTGGCGGCGGTGATGGCCGCCGTCGGCCTGGCCCTGCTGGGGCGGTTTGCGTCCCGGGGGCAGGCCGGAGACCAGGCCGGCGCGACCGCGAGCATGCTGTACCTGGCCCTGGCCGTCGGCCTCCTGGGCGAAGGCATCCTGCGTTACCTCTTCTACAGCACCGGTGTAAATATAATGGTAGGCCATTTTTAG
- a CDS encoding 4Fe-4S dicluster domain-containing protein, whose amino-acid sequence MALGFLLDLSRCTGCRACETACRYEHGGVLAFRRVQRVERQVAGTLQLCFLSLACNHCEHPECFRVCPQRAYSKRRDGVVLHSPGRCNGCNTCIRACPFQAPRYNPLTGKTGKCDLCVHRLDAGLSPACIEACPVKALHLLDLRAEREGVWQRWVYGLSDVSLTRPSLRFKINPAGRRYFARRPGGLREDKGEGRRRRADAG is encoded by the coding sequence ATGGCCCTGGGTTTTCTGCTGGACCTGTCGCGGTGCACCGGCTGCCGCGCCTGCGAGACGGCCTGCCGGTATGAACATGGAGGAGTGCTGGCCTTCCGGCGGGTGCAGCGGGTGGAAAGGCAGGTCGCGGGGACTCTGCAGCTTTGTTTCCTCTCCCTTGCCTGCAATCACTGCGAGCACCCGGAATGCTTCAGGGTCTGCCCCCAGCGGGCGTACTCCAAGCGCCGGGACGGGGTGGTCCTCCATTCCCCGGGGCGCTGCAACGGCTGCAACACCTGCATCAGGGCCTGCCCCTTCCAGGCCCCCCGCTACAACCCCCTGACCGGCAAGACGGGCAAATGCGATCTGTGCGTCCACCGGCTGGACGCCGGCCTTTCGCCGGCCTGTATAGAGGCCTGTCCGGTCAAAGCCCTGCATCTCCTGGATTTGAGGGCCGAAAGGGAGGGCGTCTGGCAGAGGTGGGTGTACGGCCTGAGCGATGTGAGCCTTACCCGGCCCAGCCTCCGCTTCAAGATCAATCCCGCCGGCCGCCGGTATTTTGCCCGGCGTCCCGGCGGGCTGCGGGAGGATAAGGGGGAAGGGAGGCGCAGGCGGGCCGACGCGGGGTGA
- a CDS encoding DMSO/selenate family reductase complex B subunit — protein sequence MAGQVGFHVEQDRCIGCFTCQIACKDKNDLEVGQRWRRVEEIAGGGYTRVGEAIRGNVYAYWISISCNHCQDPLCVKNCPTGAMYKRPEDGVVLVDERKCIGCRYCTWSCPYGAPQYDPGKGKVGKCNFCLDLVEKGEEPACVAACPMRALHAGDLEELARKYGGTSAIKGLPDPKLTKPSLLISPHRHAVDK from the coding sequence ATGGCTGGACAGGTCGGTTTCCATGTTGAACAGGACCGATGCATCGGCTGTTTCACCTGCCAGATAGCCTGCAAAGACAAGAACGACCTGGAGGTAGGCCAGCGCTGGCGCCGGGTGGAAGAAATAGCCGGCGGGGGATATACCCGCGTGGGGGAGGCCATCCGGGGCAACGTGTACGCCTACTGGATCTCCATAAGCTGCAACCACTGCCAGGACCCCCTGTGCGTAAAAAACTGTCCCACCGGAGCCATGTATAAACGGCCCGAAGACGGCGTAGTGCTGGTGGACGAAAGGAAATGCATCGGCTGCCGTTACTGCACCTGGAGCTGCCCCTACGGCGCGCCCCAATACGATCCGGGCAAGGGCAAGGTGGGCAAGTGCAACTTCTGCCTCGATCTCGTCGAGAAGGGAGAAGAGCCGGCCTGCGTGGCCGCCTGCCCCATGAGGGCCCTTCATGCCGGCGACCTGGAGGAACTTGCCAGGAAGTACGGGGGGACCAGCGCCATTAAAGGGCTGCCTGACCCCAAGCTGACCAAACCTTCCCTGCTCATAAGCCCCCACCGGCACGCCGTGGACAAATAA
- a CDS encoding DMSO/selenate family reductase complex A subunit — MENVKHLWQKPLPRRKFLGLSAAAAGGAALLGRLTPLTGVPRAEAADQSEEKIIPTSCVHNCGGRCYLRAHVRDNVVVRFSSDQEGPDSPELPQARACLRGRAQRQRLYHPDRLKYPMKRVGKRGEGKFERISWEEALDTIARELTRIRDTYGNEAIYLNYATGIYGQISQAWITPAFGGALKRFFNMFGGFLEYYNTYSTACYSFTAPYTYGSVEGVSPDNLLYSKLIVLFADNTAETRLGGANYHYYLRQAKEKGARIIVVDPRYTDTAANVADEWIPIRPTTDNALLAALAYVIIMENLHDQAFLDKYCLGFDEEHMPPGVPPGNSYKSYVLGLGEDKTPKTPEWAEAITGVPRDTIIKLARQIATIKPCCLIQGWGWQRHAYGEQPVRGLPVLAAMTGNIGIKGGGPGLYYSGQGVSVAWMPAGENPVKAAIPCFMWTEAIERGHELTAADGVRGVDRLPTDIKVVWNYASNTLINQHADVNRTAQILVDETKCELIVVHDVFLTPSARFADILLPDVTHFEREDIVTFGSGIGYAIYYQKVVDPPHECRSVYWVCSELAKRLGFGDRYTEGKTEEDWLRYIVEETRKANPDFPTFEEFRRRGIYKVVPKEPIIPYKKQIEDPVNNPFKTPSGKIEIFSPRLWAMNKPKEIPAIPKYVPAWEGPEDPLREKYPLQCIGPHYKRRVHSTFDNVPWMEEAARQELWINPEDAAKRGIKNGDRVKVFNDRGATITYAKVTPRIMPGVVALPQGAWWTPGPDGVDTRGCINVLTKYHPTPLARGNPQHTNLVEVVKL; from the coding sequence CGGGGTCCCGAGGGCCGAAGCCGCCGACCAGAGCGAGGAAAAGATCATTCCCACCAGCTGCGTCCACAACTGCGGCGGCCGTTGCTACCTCCGGGCCCACGTAAGGGATAACGTAGTGGTGCGCTTCAGCTCCGACCAGGAAGGCCCCGACAGCCCCGAGCTGCCCCAGGCCAGGGCCTGCCTGCGAGGCCGCGCCCAGCGCCAGCGCCTATACCACCCCGACCGCCTGAAGTATCCCATGAAACGGGTGGGCAAGCGGGGAGAGGGCAAGTTCGAGCGCATATCCTGGGAGGAAGCCTTGGACACCATCGCCCGGGAATTGACGAGGATACGGGACACTTACGGCAACGAGGCCATTTATTTGAATTACGCCACCGGTATCTACGGCCAGATCAGCCAGGCGTGGATAACCCCGGCCTTTGGCGGGGCCCTGAAACGCTTTTTCAATATGTTCGGCGGCTTCCTGGAATATTACAACACCTACAGCACAGCCTGCTACAGCTTTACCGCCCCCTACACCTACGGCTCGGTGGAAGGGGTAAGCCCGGACAACCTGCTGTACTCCAAACTCATCGTTCTCTTCGCCGACAACACCGCTGAAACGCGGCTCGGCGGGGCCAACTACCATTACTACCTGCGCCAGGCCAAGGAAAAAGGGGCCCGGATAATCGTAGTGGATCCCCGGTACACGGACACGGCGGCCAATGTGGCCGACGAGTGGATCCCCATACGGCCTACTACCGATAACGCCTTGCTCGCGGCCCTGGCCTATGTGATCATCATGGAAAACCTCCACGATCAGGCCTTCCTGGACAAATACTGCCTGGGCTTTGACGAAGAGCACATGCCCCCCGGCGTGCCGCCCGGTAACTCCTATAAGAGCTACGTGCTGGGCCTGGGCGAAGATAAGACTCCCAAGACGCCGGAGTGGGCCGAGGCCATCACGGGCGTTCCGCGGGACACCATCATCAAACTGGCCCGGCAGATCGCCACCATTAAGCCCTGCTGCCTGATCCAGGGCTGGGGCTGGCAGCGCCATGCCTACGGCGAGCAGCCGGTTAGGGGCCTGCCGGTCCTGGCGGCCATGACGGGCAACATCGGCATCAAGGGCGGCGGTCCCGGCCTCTACTACAGCGGGCAGGGGGTTTCCGTGGCCTGGATGCCGGCGGGAGAAAATCCCGTCAAGGCGGCCATCCCGTGTTTCATGTGGACGGAGGCCATAGAGCGGGGTCATGAGCTCACGGCGGCCGACGGGGTTCGGGGGGTGGACAGATTACCCACCGACATCAAGGTGGTCTGGAATTATGCCAGCAATACCCTGATAAACCAGCACGCTGACGTAAACCGTACGGCCCAGATCCTCGTCGATGAAACCAAATGCGAGCTGATAGTGGTACACGACGTCTTCCTTACCCCGAGCGCTCGGTTCGCCGACATCCTGCTGCCCGATGTCACCCATTTTGAAAGGGAAGACATCGTTACCTTCGGCTCCGGCATAGGTTATGCCATTTACTACCAGAAGGTAGTAGATCCGCCCCATGAGTGCCGCAGCGTTTACTGGGTGTGCAGCGAACTGGCTAAGAGGCTGGGCTTCGGCGACCGGTACACCGAAGGCAAGACCGAGGAAGACTGGCTGCGCTACATCGTAGAGGAGACCCGGAAGGCGAACCCCGACTTTCCCACCTTCGAGGAGTTCCGCCGGCGGGGCATCTACAAAGTGGTGCCCAAAGAGCCCATCATCCCCTACAAAAAGCAGATCGAAGATCCGGTCAACAACCCCTTCAAGACGCCGTCGGGCAAGATTGAGATTTTTTCGCCTCGCCTATGGGCTATGAACAAACCGAAGGAAATACCGGCCATACCCAAGTATGTTCCCGCCTGGGAGGGGCCGGAGGATCCCCTGCGGGAAAAGTACCCCCTCCAGTGCATAGGCCCCCATTACAAGCGGCGGGTCCATTCCACCTTTGATAACGTGCCCTGGATGGAGGAAGCGGCCCGGCAGGAGCTCTGGATCAATCCCGAAGATGCCGCCAAGCGGGGCATCAAGAACGGGGACCGGGTCAAGGTGTTCAACGACCGCGGGGCTACCATCACCTACGCCAAGGTCACACCCCGCATCATGCCGGGCGTGGTGGCCCTGCCCCAGGGAGCCTGGTGGACGCCGGGGCCCGATGGAGTGGATACCAGGGGCTGCATTAACGTGCTGACCAAGTATCATCCCACGCCCCTGGCCCGCGGGAATCCCCAGCACACCAATCTGGTGGAAGTCGTTAAGCTATAA
- a CDS encoding PucR family transcriptional regulator, translated as MQIWRRFLEAAAAGEGLASVTRILREETGQPCLIMDVAFRVLASSFPPGTEDLWEEDILPCEVWRGTEGEEFFAGTLSVQGKQVDFLTAAIGHQELWGYLVLLGTRDEGYREYLRAASRAALVELSRLRAHQEAERRFRNEFIQDILYNNLPSREAIITRAQLWGWDLSRPQALVVLEYREPPEAGFSAAMERLRQLVGRVVSRECPQAIMADRSEQLILLLPHPSGSPGEAKAWLRKFWERVTGEIGRCLPRRDLVAGVGRFYASPDQLYRAYQEAKLALHVGRFLYPGAGITFFDELGALRFFLNQGEQELADFYEDVLGPVEEYDRQHNTNLLPTLVEFIRSSADYALTAERLYIHVNTLRYRLRKVEELLGVNLRDINTLLNLYAALQAKVILERL; from the coding sequence ATGCAAATCTGGCGTCGCTTCCTGGAAGCAGCCGCAGCCGGCGAGGGGCTTGCCTCCGTTACCAGGATTCTAAGGGAGGAGACCGGGCAGCCCTGCCTCATAATGGATGTGGCCTTCAGGGTTCTGGCCTCCTCCTTTCCCCCCGGTACGGAGGACCTCTGGGAGGAAGATATCCTCCCGTGCGAGGTGTGGCGGGGGACGGAGGGAGAAGAATTCTTCGCCGGTACCCTGTCCGTCCAAGGGAAGCAGGTCGACTTTTTGACGGCGGCCATCGGACACCAAGAGCTCTGGGGCTACCTGGTCCTCCTGGGCACGCGGGATGAAGGATACCGGGAGTACCTGCGGGCGGCTTCCCGGGCGGCCCTGGTGGAGCTTTCCCGCCTGCGGGCCCATCAAGAAGCGGAAAGGCGCTTTCGCAACGAATTCATCCAGGATATCCTTTACAACAACCTGCCGAGCCGGGAAGCCATTATCACCCGGGCCCAACTGTGGGGATGGGACCTGTCCCGGCCCCAGGCCCTGGTGGTGTTAGAGTATCGGGAACCTCCCGAGGCCGGGTTTTCCGCCGCCATGGAGCGCCTCCGCCAGCTCGTGGGGCGGGTAGTCTCCCGGGAATGCCCCCAGGCCATTATGGCCGACCGGAGCGAACAGCTTATCCTCCTCCTGCCTCACCCCTCCGGCAGCCCGGGGGAGGCCAAGGCCTGGCTCCGGAAGTTCTGGGAAAGGGTGACGGGGGAGATCGGACGGTGCCTGCCCCGCCGGGACCTCGTGGCCGGCGTGGGGCGCTTTTATGCTTCCCCGGACCAGCTTTACCGGGCCTATCAGGAGGCCAAACTGGCCCTCCATGTGGGCCGCTTCCTTTACCCGGGAGCTGGCATCACCTTTTTCGACGAGTTGGGCGCCCTGCGGTTTTTCTTAAACCAGGGGGAGCAGGAGCTGGCCGACTTTTACGAAGACGTTCTCGGCCCTGTGGAGGAGTACGACCGGCAGCACAACACCAACCTGCTGCCCACCCTGGTGGAGTTCATCCGCTCCTCGGCGGACTACGCCTTAACGGCGGAAAGGCTCTACATCCACGTTAATACCCTGCGCTACCGGCTGCGGAAAGTAGAGGAGCTCCTCGGGGTGAATCTGCGGGACATCAATACCCTCTTGAATCTTTATGCCGCCCTGCAGGCCAAGGTAATCCTCGAAAGGCTTTAA
- a CDS encoding FAD-dependent oxidoreductase codes for MQPLTLLGSPVKIGPLELKNRMIMAPMVTNYAYHDGSVTDRLVAYHAERARGGVGMIIVEAAYVHPSGKGFPNELGIYSDRLIPGLRRLVDAVHAHGAKIAVQLYHGGRQTRSAVTGQPIVAPSPIPDPTVGETPRELTREEIRELVEAFAAAALRAKRAGFDAVEIHGAHGYLLNQFLSPYSNKRRDEYGGPLENRMRFPLEVVRAVRKAVGAQYPVLYRLSADEKVPGGLTLEETRIFARSLEEEGIAALHVSAGVYETAFWIIQPMYLPQGCLADLAQGIKSAVKIPVIAVGRINDPQVAEGILAAGKADLIAFGRELLTDPEMPRKVVEGRLDEVRRCIACCQACIHELFLDHTVGCTVNGRTGFEREFPLDRATKPRRVLVVGGGPAGMEAARVAALRGHRVSLWEKRGELGGQLALAAAAPQKGEIAVFRQHLADQMAKLNIEVRLHTEATPEGIRRENPDVVIIATGARPAALNIPGVGGGNVVSSWDVLAGRGGIGRRVAVIGGGLVGCEAAEYLAHKGHEVTILEMLPQVASDIGPLVAPLLLGRLKDLGVKMITEARVTAVDAGRVIYNRDGREEALEADTVVAAVGSQPEDTLARELEGSGIDYFVIGDALKPRRITEAIHEAVRVAHQI; via the coding sequence GTGCAGCCCCTGACCTTGCTGGGGAGCCCCGTTAAAATCGGCCCCCTGGAGCTCAAGAATAGAATGATCATGGCCCCCATGGTAACCAACTACGCCTACCACGACGGTTCGGTAACGGACCGGCTGGTGGCCTACCATGCAGAACGGGCCCGGGGCGGGGTGGGCATGATCATCGTGGAAGCCGCCTATGTCCACCCGTCGGGGAAGGGTTTCCCCAACGAACTCGGCATCTATTCCGACCGCCTCATACCCGGCCTGCGCCGGCTGGTAGACGCCGTCCACGCCCACGGCGCCAAGATCGCCGTCCAGCTCTACCACGGCGGCCGGCAGACCAGGTCCGCGGTGACCGGGCAGCCCATTGTGGCCCCTTCGCCCATCCCCGACCCCACGGTGGGGGAAACGCCCCGGGAGCTCACCCGAGAGGAGATAAGGGAACTGGTGGAAGCCTTTGCCGCGGCCGCCCTGCGGGCCAAAAGGGCCGGCTTTGACGCCGTGGAAATCCACGGCGCCCACGGCTACCTCTTAAACCAATTCCTCTCGCCCTATTCCAACAAACGCCGCGACGAGTACGGCGGCCCCCTGGAAAACCGCATGCGTTTTCCCCTGGAAGTGGTCCGGGCCGTGCGCAAGGCCGTAGGGGCCCAATATCCCGTCCTCTACCGCCTTAGCGCCGATGAGAAGGTGCCGGGGGGCCTGACCCTGGAAGAGACCAGAATCTTCGCCCGCAGCCTGGAAGAAGAGGGCATAGCCGCCCTTCATGTTTCCGCTGGCGTATACGAAACAGCCTTCTGGATTATCCAGCCCATGTACCTGCCCCAGGGATGCCTGGCCGACCTGGCCCAGGGCATCAAATCGGCGGTGAAGATCCCGGTTATAGCCGTGGGGCGCATCAACGACCCGCAAGTGGCCGAGGGCATCCTGGCCGCCGGCAAGGCCGACCTTATAGCCTTCGGCCGGGAACTCCTGACGGACCCGGAAATGCCCCGCAAGGTTGTGGAGGGCAGGCTGGATGAGGTCCGGCGCTGCATTGCCTGCTGCCAGGCCTGCATCCACGAGCTGTTCCTGGACCATACCGTCGGGTGCACCGTCAACGGCCGTACGGGTTTTGAACGCGAATTTCCCCTGGACCGGGCAACGAAACCCCGCAGGGTCCTGGTGGTGGGAGGTGGCCCGGCAGGCATGGAAGCGGCCCGGGTGGCGGCCCTGAGGGGGCACCGGGTGTCCCTGTGGGAGAAGAGGGGAGAGCTGGGCGGCCAGCTTGCTCTGGCCGCCGCCGCGCCCCAGAAGGGCGAGATAGCCGTATTCCGGCAACACCTGGCGGACCAGATGGCCAAACTCAACATAGAGGTTCGGCTCCATACTGAGGCCACCCCGGAGGGTATACGCCGGGAAAACCCCGACGTAGTGATCATCGCCACCGGCGCCCGGCCGGCAGCGTTAAATATTCCAGGTGTCGGTGGGGGGAATGTGGTGAGCTCCTGGGATGTCCTTGCAGGAAGAGGCGGGATCGGCCGCCGGGTGGCCGTGATCGGCGGCGGCCTGGTGGGCTGCGAAGCGGCCGAGTACCTGGCCCACAAGGGCCATGAAGTGACCATCCTGGAAATGCTGCCCCAGGTGGCATCCGACATCGGCCCCTTGGTGGCGCCCCTTCTCCTGGGACGCCTGAAAGATCTGGGCGTCAAGATGATAACCGAAGCCCGGGTAACGGCCGTAGACGCCGGCCGGGTGATATACAACCGGGACGGCCGGGAAGAAGCCCTGGAAGCGGACACCGTGGTGGCGGCCGTGGGTTCCCAGCCCGAGGATACCCTGGCCCGGGAGTTGGAGGGGTCGGGAATAGACTACTTCGTAATCGGGGATGCCCTTAAACCCCGCCGGATCACCGAAGCCATCCACGAAGCCGTGCGGGTAGCCCACCAGATATAA
- a CDS encoding molybdopterin-dependent oxidoreductase, with amino-acid sequence MGDRVQIFRHVCPRNCYNACGLLSLVEGGVIREIRGDAAHGYSHGRMCHLAYSYPELVYHPRRLLYPLRQQGRGTGSWRRTTWDRALELMAGKMADLKARYGSYLPVLFYTNSGNLGLLGQSLNWLADFLGDVTVTGGSLCWGAGLDAAYYDFGGYPPADPELMAEAGEIVIWGGNPAWTATLQMEFVNRAREKGAGLTVIDPLFTATAALADCYIQLNPGTDGALALAVLRLLWEEDRLDKTFLRGKAVGWEKFEPYLRDLSVEDLAGLCGVEPRAVRELADLYAGPRPVATWIGFGLQRHVNGGQNVRAIHALVALSGNLSPPGGLYYANDKTSLFSRPVEGAPAGRKPRALPVHDLAGALRRAHDPPVKMAVISRANPLSQNSDIHGLARALQEMELVVVVDYFLTPTARMADLVLPAAMFLEAWDVVPSYWHNWIGLNQPALPPRGEARPEIAVVSGLVRALRELDPALRPFPADRTEEEWLARLFNPRVYEALGIGHFRELLEGPRPLKQGWTAPREIKYYIYSVEARRRGLPGLPVLRPAPRGSSLYPYRLLTPHTTGGINSQFGEAREPAPLTAWVHPDLAAAKGWQPGRKVRIFNEWGEIRVLLAVSPVVPWDSVVCYQEPGRDGDLNSLVPPLATDMGHVSCGGPGVAYHDTFVNLQPL; translated from the coding sequence ATGGGGGACAGGGTACAGATCTTCCGGCATGTTTGCCCTCGGAACTGCTATAACGCGTGCGGCCTCCTCTCCCTGGTGGAAGGGGGAGTGATCCGGGAGATCCGGGGCGACGCGGCCCACGGGTACTCCCACGGCCGCATGTGCCACCTGGCCTACAGCTACCCGGAGCTGGTCTACCATCCCCGGCGCCTCCTTTACCCCCTGCGCCAGCAGGGACGGGGCACCGGGAGCTGGCGGCGTACCACCTGGGACCGGGCCTTGGAGCTTATGGCCGGGAAGATGGCCGACCTCAAAGCCCGGTACGGTTCTTATCTGCCGGTGCTTTTTTATACCAATTCCGGCAATTTAGGCCTTTTAGGCCAGAGCCTGAATTGGTTGGCCGACTTTTTAGGAGACGTCACCGTCACCGGCGGTTCCCTCTGCTGGGGGGCGGGCTTGGACGCAGCCTACTACGACTTCGGCGGCTATCCTCCTGCGGACCCGGAACTCATGGCGGAAGCCGGGGAGATCGTTATCTGGGGCGGCAATCCCGCCTGGACGGCCACCTTGCAGATGGAGTTCGTTAACCGGGCGCGGGAAAAGGGAGCCGGCCTTACGGTCATCGATCCCCTTTTCACCGCCACGGCGGCCCTCGCCGACTGCTATATCCAGCTCAATCCGGGGACCGACGGGGCCCTTGCCCTGGCCGTCCTGCGCCTCCTCTGGGAGGAGGACCGCCTGGATAAAACCTTCCTGCGCGGTAAGGCGGTGGGATGGGAGAAGTTCGAGCCGTATCTCCGGGACCTTTCGGTAGAAGACCTGGCCGGCCTGTGCGGGGTAGAGCCCCGGGCCGTCAGGGAGCTGGCCGACCTTTATGCCGGTCCCCGGCCGGTGGCCACCTGGATCGGCTTTGGCCTGCAGCGCCACGTCAACGGCGGTCAGAACGTCCGGGCCATCCATGCCCTGGTGGCCCTGAGCGGCAACTTGTCGCCGCCGGGAGGCCTGTATTATGCCAATGATAAAACCTCCCTGTTCTCCCGGCCGGTGGAAGGGGCACCGGCGGGCCGGAAGCCCCGCGCGCTGCCGGTCCACGACCTGGCCGGAGCCCTCCGCCGGGCCCACGACCCGCCCGTAAAGATGGCCGTTATCAGCAGGGCCAATCCCCTGAGCCAGAACAGCGATATCCACGGGCTGGCCAGGGCCCTCCAGGAGATGGAACTGGTGGTAGTGGTGGACTATTTCCTTACCCCGACGGCCCGGATGGCCGACCTGGTCCTGCCGGCGGCCATGTTCCTTGAGGCCTGGGATGTGGTGCCCAGTTACTGGCACAACTGGATAGGCCTTAATCAGCCCGCCCTTCCTCCCCGCGGGGAAGCCCGGCCGGAAATTGCCGTGGTGTCCGGCCTGGTGCGGGCCTTACGGGAGCTGGACCCCGCCCTGCGCCCCTTCCCGGCGGACCGGACGGAGGAAGAATGGCTGGCCCGGCTCTTCAATCCCAGGGTCTACGAGGCCCTGGGCATCGGCCATTTTCGCGAGCTCCTGGAAGGCCCTCGTCCCCTAAAACAGGGGTGGACGGCGCCCCGGGAGATTAAATACTATATCTACTCTGTGGAGGCCCGGCGGCGGGGATTGCCCGGCCTGCCCGTGCTCCGGCCGGCTCCCCGCGGTTCCTCCCTTTATCCCTACCGCCTCCTCACCCCCCACACCACCGGGGGCATCAACTCCCAGTTCGGGGAGGCGAGGGAACCGGCACCCCTCACGGCCTGGGTGCACCCGGACCTGGCCGCGGCCAAGGGATGGCAGCCGGGCCGCAAGGTGCGCATCTTCAACGAGTGGGGCGAGATCCGGGTGCTCCTGGCCGTAAGTCCCGTTGTTCCCTGGGACAGTGTGGTGTGTTATCAAGAGCCGGGGAGGGACGGCGACCTCAACAGCCTGGTACCGCCCCTGGCCACGGACATGGGTCACGTTTCCTGCGGTGGCCCGGGGGTGGCGTACCACGACACCTTTGTTAACCTGCAGCCCCTCTAA